The following coding sequences are from one Verrucosispora sp. WMMD573 window:
- a CDS encoding DUF6343 family protein yields MTRSQPRRARGTVGHAYSALNLRLALASFGLVTLTVFAVLAFRADVVWLGVVCAVFAVVAVVDLIIIQRRRAARRREEPGARHSLFE; encoded by the coding sequence ATGACGAGATCACAGCCCCGGCGAGCCCGTGGCACGGTCGGTCACGCGTACAGCGCACTGAACCTGCGGCTGGCGCTGGCCAGCTTCGGGCTCGTCACCTTGACCGTTTTCGCGGTGTTGGCGTTCCGTGCCGACGTGGTCTGGTTGGGTGTCGTCTGCGCCGTCTTCGCGGTGGTTGCCGTGGTCGACCTGATCATCATTCAACGTCGTCGCGCCGCCCGCCGCCGGGAGGAGCCCGGCGCGCGGCACTCGCTGTTCGAGTGA